A genomic segment from Bradysia coprophila strain Holo2 chromosome III, BU_Bcop_v1, whole genome shotgun sequence encodes:
- the LOC119079521 gene encoding coatomer subunit zeta-1 → MDGTLLEPTLFTVKAMCILDNDGNRILAKYYDKNVFPTVKEQKTFEKNLFNKTHRANAEIIMLDGLTCVYKNNVDLFFYVMGSTHENELILVSVLNCLYDSVSMILKKNVEKRAVLDNLDIVMLAFDEICDGGIILDADPSSVVKRVDLRNDDIPIGEQTVAQVLQSARDQLKWSLLK, encoded by the exons ATGGATGGAACATTACTG GAACCTACGCTATTTACGGTGAAGGCGATGTGCATTTTGGACAATGACGGCAATCGCATCCTAGCCAAGTATTACGATAAGAATGTGTTTCCCACCGTCAAGGAGCAGAAAACATTCGAAAAGAATCTATTCAACAAAACACATCGTGCCAATGCAGAGATCATAATGCTCGATGGCCTCACTTGCGTCTACAAGAACAATGTGGATCTATTCTTCTATGTGATGGGCAGCACACATGAGAACGAGCTCATATTGGTATCGGTGCTGAATTGTCTGTACGATTCGGTTAGTATGATCTTAAAGAAGAACGTGGAAAAGCGTGCCGTTTTGGATAATTTGGACATTGTGATGCTGGCTTTCGACGAGATTTGTGATGGAGG AATAATATTAGATGCCGATCCATCGTCGGTTGTAAAGCGTGTGGATCTACGTAACGATGACATTCCAATTGGTGAACAGACTGTAGCACAG GTTTTGCAAAGCGCAAGAGATCAACTGAAATGGTCGCTATTGAAATGA
- the LOC119079507 gene encoding protein CWC15 homolog, with protein sequence MTTAARPTFDTARGGTGRGEKDLSALSKQYSSRDLPGHTKLKYREQGQGTADELRSRDFRKELEEREAKGSSSNKSIPAVVRRAIEANTSSAKKAKLDQSASSGNLDQDDPVDADSSSDSDSDDDDTAALLEELNKIKRERAQDNAKKEQDKKHEDERIRMENILSGNPLLTYSSGAKADLRIKRRWDDDVVFKNCARSEPDKKGQLFINDSLRSEFHKKFMEKYIK encoded by the exons atgacaacTGCCGCGAGACCAACTTTTGATACGGCTCGTGGAGGAACTGGCAGAGGAGAAAAGGATTTGAGCGCTTTGTCGAAACAGTATTCTTCAAGAGATTTACCAGGTCACACCAAACTCAAATACAG AGAACAAGGACAAGGCACTGCTGACGAGCTCCGTAGTCGTGATTTTCGCAAAGAACTAGAAGAACGTGAAGCTAAGGGATCGTCTAGCAACAAATCAATACCAGCTGTTGTCCGTCGTGCCATCGAAGCGAATACATCAAGTGCGAAAAAGGCCAAGCTCGATCAGTCCGCTTCGAGTGGTAATTTAGACCAAGATGATCCGGTTGATGCTGACAGTTCGAGCGACTCGGATTCGGATGACGATGATACTGCCGCTTTGCTGGAAgagttaaataaaatcaaaagagAACGAGCCCAAGACAATGCAAAGAAGGAACAGGACAAGAAACATGAGGACGAACGGATACGAATGGAAAATATACTGTCGGGCAATCCGTTGTTGACCTACAGTTCGGGAGCAAAAGCAGACCTCAGA ATAAAACGACGATGGGACGACGATGTTGTGTTCAAAAACTGTGCTCGATCAGAACCCGACAAGAAGGGACAACTGTTCATCAACGATTCATTGCGATCGGAATTCCACAAAAAGTTCATGGAGAAGTACATTAAGTAG
- the LOC119079514 gene encoding charged multivesicular body protein 1b: MSSSAMEKHLFNLKFAVKDLERNSKKCEKEEKLEKAKAKKAIQKGNMDVARIHAENAIRQKSQSVNYLRMSARVDAVASRVQSALTTRNVTQSMAGVVRAMDAAMKGMNLEKISSLMDKFEQQFEDLDVQSSYMENTMSQTTTTAVPQGDVDSLLQQVADEAGLELNMELPNQPQGTSLGASTQVSQEQDELTQRLARLRQAE, translated from the exons ATGTCATCGTCGGCGATGGAGA AGCATctcttcaatttaaaatttgcgGTGAAAGATCTGGAGCGAAATTCAAAGAAATGCGAAAAGGAAGAGAAGTTGGAAAAGGCGAAAGCCAAAAAAGCCATCCAAAAGGGTAACATGGATGTGGCCCGGATACACGCCGAAAATGCAATTCGACAGAAAAGTCAATCAGTCAATTACTTGCGTATGAGTGCAAGAGTTGATGCTGTCGCGAGCCGTGTACAATCCGCCCTAACCACTCGAAAC GTCACACAATCCATGGCTGGTGTGGTCCGAGCTATGGACGCAGCTATGAAAGGAATGAATTTGGAGAAAATATCGTCGTTGATGGATAAATTTGAGCAACAGTTCGAAGATTTGGACGTTCAAAGTTCGTACATGGAGAATACAATGTCACAAACAACGACAACCGCTGTGCCTCAGGGTGACGTCGATTCGTTATTGCAGCAAGTGGCTGATGAGGCCGG TTTGGAATTAAACATGGAATTGCCGAACCAACCTCAAGGCACATCGCTGGGTGCATCGACTCAGGTTTCTCAGGAACAAGACGAATTAACTCAACGCCTTGCACGATTAAGACAAGCTGAATAA
- the LOC119079492 gene encoding partner of Y14 and mago, whose product MTTYLRDSEGKFIPASQRPDGTWRKARRVKDGYVPQEEVPLYESKGKKFTKKPDIPVGMCPIIAEQERVKREKMLRQQERQQQRQNTPGIISLNQNKSSKEKEKKNTKSEPKQGTSASTSNEKNMQRLCDGLASVELSSPEDIQKQIKKLKKKIREIEAIEEKLKNGELKTPEQDQLEKVSRKSEILSNIESLEDKVKSMGSI is encoded by the exons ATGACCACGTATTTGAGGGACAGTGAAG gtaaatttATACCTGCATCTCAGCGGCCTGATGGAACTTGGCGCAAAGCCAGACGTGTTAAAGATGGTTATGTGCCTCAGGAGGAAGTCCCCTTATACGAAAGCAAAGGCAAAAAGTTTACGAAAAAGCCGGATATACCTGTCGGTATGTGCCCAATAATTGCCGAACAAGAACGGGTCAAGAGGGAAAAAATGCTGAGACAACAGGAGAGACAGCAACAGCGACAAAACACTCCCGGCATCATTTCGTTGAATCAAAACAAATCTTCCAAGGAAAAGGAGAAGAAAAATACAAAGTCTGAACCGAAACAAGGTACTAGTGCATCGACAAGCAATGAGAAAAATATGCAAAGACTGTGCGATGGTTTGGCGAGTGTGGAGCTCAGTTCGCCGGAAGACATacaaaagcaaataaaaaaattaaagaaaaaaattcgtgaaatcGAAGCAATTgaagagaaattgaaaaatggtgaACTGAAAACGCCCGAACAGGATCAGCTGGAGAAAGTGTCGCGGAAATCCGAAATTCTGTCGAACATTGAGTCTTTGGAAGACAAAGTCAAATCGATGGGTTCGATTTGA
- the LOC119080139 gene encoding phospholipase A and acyltransferase 3-like, with protein sequence MSYSGSKPSFLTYDDLIVNNLKPGDLIEIDRGNYNHWVMFVNKSENGSHWCFHVTTTSGDFEKKGAVMSSVGSVSKAIASIRKHKLKDIIEDTDSKPSKARINNKIEEANKKKCASRPIQQVIDQLEKLKDQTVPYSLTTLNCEHYVTIWKYGAGWSRQVLEKTIDIATTAAIGVATFGAVFAIVGGIFGLFSGSAKHQEYDSDSD encoded by the coding sequence ATGAGTTATAGTGGCAGTAAGCCGTCGTTTTTGACCTATGATGACTTAATCGTGAATAACTTAAAACCTGGCGATCTAATCGAAATCGATCGAGGAAACTATAATCATTGGGTGATGTTCgtaaataaaagtgaaaacgGTTCCCATTGGTGCTTTCATGTTACAACCACCTCTGgagattttgagaaaaaggGTGCTGTGATGTCGTCTGTGGGCAGTGTATCGAAGGCAATAGCGAGTATTAGGAAACACAAATTGAAGGACATCATCGAAGACACGGACTCGAAGCCGTCAAAAGCACGAATCAATAACAAAATCGAGGAAGCTAACAAGAAGAAATGTGCGTCTCGTCCGATCCAACAAGTAATTGATCAGCTCGAAAAGCTGAAGGACCAAACGGTTCCATATAGTTTGACGACTTTGAACTGCGAACATTATGTGACAATATGGAAATATGGAGCTGGATGGAGTCGTCAAGTTTTAGAAAAAACTATTGACATTGCAACAACTGCTGCGATTGGTGTGGCAACCTTCGGAGCGGTTTTCGCAATTGTTGGTGGCATTTTTGGATTATTCAGCGGTTCTGCTAAGCACCAAGAATACGATTCGGACTCGGATTAG
- the LOC119079415 gene encoding LIM and SH3 domain protein Lasp isoform X1: MNKSCARCNKIVYPIEELKCLDKTWHKTCFKCHECGMTLNMKTYKGFNKLPYCEAHIPKAKATAIADTPELKRIAENTKIQSNVQYHADFEKQKGKLTQVADDPETLRIKQNTKHISNVEYHGDLAKKAAMEKQREVTEVADNRDNESEYFSETLAAESLSQYQQPSTPSPTQPIPPPSQNNHSQLPSPINQPQSAPVLVPNNSQLYASQNSHQHKQQQQQQVNQQKYQQQQPPPQQQQQPYQAQNNHHNNPNNYQSQNYAQQNNIRSTILQSAHNPSGSVVAAQHPNHQPKYYDQYDNYARPNAQNLQYQPQQQQQHNNNNPNAVYHNNHYTAVDGHGQYQQHPHHPQAHQQQHQQNRGAGYNNAHYNPMALSYSAAEMPGVGGIGKISDYDPLTDGPRNVPNATRPTSTLIFSSDRGMVSNSQNRRIGSINDIDPANGIYGSIDQNNYPNNYQQQQQLQQQQTRQSQQYAAHHQPQQQQQQQPPPSHKSKLRAFRAIYDYEAQDSDEVSFSEGDIIFEVESIDAGWMTGKVERSGKTGMLPANYVEPALI; encoded by the exons GCATATTCCTAAAGCTAAGGCTACAGCTATAGCCGATACACCTGAGTTGAAACGAATAGCTGAAAATACAAAGATTCAGTCAAACGTTCAATACCATGCCGACTTTGAAAAGCAGAAGGGGAAATTAACGCAG GTCGCTGATGATCCAGAGACCCTGAGAATTAAGCAAAACACAAaacacatttcaaatgtcgagTACCATGGTGATTTAGCTAAGAAAGCGGCTATGGAAAAACAGCGCGAAGTAACTGAAGTTGCTGATAATCGAG ACAATGAATCTGAATACTTCTCTGAAACGTTAGCGGCCGAATCACTATCACAATATCAACAACCATCGACGCCGTCACCAACTCAGCCAATACCACCACCCTCACAAAACAATCATTCACAACTTCCATCACCCATCAATCAGCCACAATCAGCTCCGGTGCTCGTACCAAACAATTCACAATTGTACGCATCACAAAATAGTCATCAgcataaacaacaacaacaacaacaagtaaaccaacaaaaataccaacaacaacaaccaccaccacaacaacaacaacaaccataCCAAGCACAAAATAATCATCATAATAATCCCAACAATTATCAGTCACAAAATTATGCGCAACAAAATAACATTCGTAGTACCATTTTGCAAAGTGCTCACAATCCCTCAGGTAGTGTTGTTGCGGCACAGCATCCCAATCATCAACCGAAATACTACGATCAATATGACAATTATGCTCGACCGAACGCACAAAATCTACAGTATCAACCACAGCAGCAACAGCAGCACAATAACAACAATCCGAATGCTGTCTATCACAATAACCACTACACCGCCGTCGACGGCCACGGACAATATCAACAGCATCCACATCATCCACAAGCgcaccaacaacaacatcaacaaaatCGAGGTGCTGGCTACAATAACGCTCACTATAATCCAATGGCATTGTCATATAGTGCCGCAGAGATGCCTGGTGTCGGTGGAATCGGAAAGATTTCCGACTACGATCCACTGACCGATGGACCTCGTAACGTGCCGAACGCAACGCGACCAACATCAACATTGATATTTAGTTCTGATCGTGGAATGG TGAGCAATTCGCAAAATCGACGAATCGGATCAATAAATGACATTGACCCTGCAAATGGAATCTACGGTTCGATCGACCAGAATAATTACCCGAATAATTACCAACAGCAACAGCAGCTTCAACAACAGCAAACACGGCAAAGTCAACAGTATGCTGCTCATCATCAACctcagcagcagcagcaacaacagccACCACCATCGCATAAATCGAAATTG CGAGCCTTTCGCGCTATATACGACTACGAAGCACAGGATTCTGACGAAGTCAGCTTCTCCGAGGGCGATATAATCTTTGAAGTGGAATCAATCGACGCCGGATGGATGACCGGCAAAGTGGAACGTTCGGGCAAAACGGGAATGTTACCAGCCAATTACGTTGAACCGGCATTGATTTAG